Proteins from one Salmonella bongori NCTC 12419 genomic window:
- a CDS encoding DUF1161 domain-containing protein has translation MMKIATVVTALALFSTPPLVMAAPGSCERVKSDIEQRIINNGVPADNFTLTIVPNDQADQPDSQVVGHCANDTHKILYTRTSSGNAPANSTPSQDGSSTEPQ, from the coding sequence ATGATGAAAATCGCAACAGTAGTAACCGCTCTGGCGTTATTCAGCACCCCCCCTCTGGTGATGGCGGCGCCAGGTTCGTGCGAGAGAGTAAAAAGCGACATAGAGCAACGTATTATCAATAACGGCGTGCCCGCAGATAATTTTACGCTCACTATCGTTCCTAACGACCAGGCCGATCAGCCAGATTCCCAAGTGGTGGGCCATTGCGCCAACGACACCCATAAAATTTTATATACCCGTACCAGCAGCGGTAATGCGCCAGCTAACAGCACTCCCAGCCAGGATGGTTCATCCACCGAGCCGCAATAA
- a CDS encoding YnfC family lipoprotein: protein MKKAFLLTLLCMMLSGCDNPKSPVSFTPEMASFSNEFDFDPLRGPVKDFSQTLINENGEVAKQVSGTLSQEGCFDTLELHDLENDTGLALVLDANYYRDAQTLEKKIQLQGKCQLAALPSAGVTWETDDNGFVVSAAGKGMNVEYRYDGEGYPLGKTTVNAHNTLSVTAKPSADARKKLDYTAVSRIDDRQVGNVRQSCEYDAYANPVDCRLVIVDESVKPAVSHHYTIKNRIDYY from the coding sequence GTGAAGAAAGCCTTTTTACTGACATTATTGTGCATGATGTTGTCAGGTTGCGATAATCCGAAATCCCCAGTGTCTTTTACGCCGGAAATGGCCAGTTTTTCGAATGAATTTGATTTTGATCCATTACGCGGACCGGTAAAGGATTTCAGCCAGACGTTGATAAATGAGAACGGCGAGGTAGCGAAGCAGGTCTCCGGTACGCTTTCACAGGAAGGCTGTTTTGATACGCTTGAATTACACGATCTGGAGAATGACACGGGGCTGGCGCTCGTGCTGGATGCCAATTATTACCGTGATGCCCAGACGCTGGAAAAAAAGATACAGCTACAGGGGAAATGCCAGTTGGCGGCGCTCCCTTCAGCGGGTGTAACCTGGGAAACGGACGACAATGGTTTTGTGGTCTCAGCGGCGGGAAAAGGGATGAACGTCGAGTACCGCTATGATGGCGAAGGCTATCCGTTAGGTAAGACCACTGTAAACGCGCATAACACGCTCTCTGTTACGGCGAAACCTTCAGCAGATGCTCGTAAAAAATTGGATTATACGGCAGTAAGCCGGATAGATGATCGGCAGGTCGGCAACGTCAGACAGAGCTGCGAATATGATGCGTACGCTAACCCTGTTGACTGCCGGCTTGTTATTGTTGACGAAAGCGTTAAGCCGGCAGTGTCTCACCATTACACGATTAAAAACCGTATTGATTACTACTAA
- the speG gene encoding spermidine N1-acetyltransferase, translating into MTSDYSVRLRPLEREDLRFVHQLDNNASVMRYWFEEPYEAFVELSDLYDKHIHDQSERRFVVECDGQNAGLVELVEINHVHRRAEFQIIISPEYQGKGLASRAAKLAMDYGFTVLNLYKLYLIVDKENEKAIHIYRKLGFRVEGELIHEFFINGEYRNTIRMCIFQQQYLDEHKTSGSTLLKPTAQ; encoded by the coding sequence ATGACAAGCGATTACAGCGTCAGACTGCGCCCGCTTGAGCGTGAAGATTTACGATTTGTCCACCAGCTTGATAATAACGCCAGTGTCATGCGTTACTGGTTTGAAGAGCCGTATGAGGCCTTTGTCGAACTGTCGGATCTCTACGACAAACACATCCACGACCAAAGCGAGCGGCGCTTTGTCGTCGAATGTGACGGCCAAAACGCCGGACTAGTGGAACTGGTTGAAATTAACCATGTGCATCGCCGGGCTGAATTTCAGATTATTATTTCTCCGGAGTACCAGGGAAAAGGCCTCGCGTCGCGCGCGGCAAAACTGGCAATGGATTACGGTTTTACTGTCCTTAATCTCTATAAATTATATTTGATCGTCGATAAAGAGAATGAAAAAGCGATTCATATCTACCGTAAGCTCGGGTTTAGAGTCGAGGGCGAGCTGATTCACGAGTTCTTTATTAACGGCGAATACCGTAACACCATCCGCATGTGTATCTTCCAGCAGCAATATCTGGATGAGCATAAAACATCCGGTTCTACCCTCCTCAAACCTACCGCGCAGTAA
- a CDS encoding DUF1283 family protein: MNNTLSKRLCLTAMLTLAAVVYTTSAFAETSKLVIESGDSAQSRQEAAMEKEQWNDTRNLRQKVNTRAEKEWDKADAAFDNRDKCEQSANINAYWEPNTLRCLDRRTGRVITP; this comes from the coding sequence ATGAACAATACGCTGAGCAAACGCCTGTGCCTGACGGCAATGCTTACGCTGGCTGCCGTTGTGTATACCACTTCCGCCTTCGCTGAAACCAGTAAACTGGTGATTGAATCGGGAGATAGCGCACAGAGTCGCCAGGAAGCGGCGATGGAAAAGGAACAATGGAACGATACCCGCAATCTGCGTCAAAAAGTGAATACCCGCGCAGAAAAAGAGTGGGACAAAGCCGATGCTGCCTTTGATAATCGCGATAAATGCGAGCAAAGCGCCAATATCAACGCCTATTGGGAACCCAATACTCTGCGTTGTCTGGATCGTCGTACAGGACGCGTAATTACGCCCTGA
- a CDS encoding YnfA family protein, which yields MLKTTLLFFVTALCEIIGCFLPWLWIKRGASIGWLLPAAVSLVLFVWLLTLHPAASGRVYAAYGGVYVCTALLWLRVVDGVRLTVYDWSGALIALCGMLIIVAGWGRT from the coding sequence ATGTTAAAAACGACGTTGCTTTTCTTTGTTACGGCGCTCTGTGAAATCATAGGGTGTTTTCTTCCCTGGCTTTGGATTAAGCGTGGCGCCAGCATAGGGTGGCTACTGCCCGCTGCGGTGTCGCTCGTCTTATTCGTCTGGCTTTTGACCTTACATCCGGCTGCCAGTGGACGAGTGTATGCGGCGTACGGTGGGGTATATGTCTGCACGGCGCTCCTGTGGCTACGCGTGGTCGATGGCGTCAGGCTCACGGTTTATGACTGGTCCGGCGCGCTCATTGCGCTATGTGGGATGTTGATTATTGTCGCCGGGTGGGGACGCACGTAA
- the rspA gene encoding starvation-sensing protein RspA: MKIVGAEVFVTCPGRNFVTLKITTEDGITGLGDATLNGRELSVASYLSDHLCPQLIGRDAHRIEDIWQFFYKGAYWRRGPVTMSAISAVDMALWDIKAKAANMPLYQLLGGASREGVMVYCHTTGHTINDVLEDYARHKAMGFKAIRVQCGIPGMKTTYGMSKGKGQAYEPATKGQWPEEQLWSTEKYLDFTPKLFDAVRNEFGFNEHLLHDMHHRLTPIEAARFGKSIEDYRLFWMEDPTPAENQECFRLIRQHTVTPIAVGEVFNSIWDCKQLIEEQLIDYIRTTLTHAGGITGMRRIADFASLYQVRTGSHGPSDLSPVCMAAALHFDLWVPNFGVQEYMGYSEQMLEVFPHSWTFDNGYMHPGDKPGLGIEFDEKLAAKYPYDPAYLPVARLEDGTLWNW; encoded by the coding sequence ATGAAGATTGTAGGGGCTGAAGTCTTTGTTACCTGTCCAGGCCGTAACTTCGTCACCTTAAAAATTACCACCGAAGACGGGATTACCGGTCTGGGGGATGCCACCCTGAACGGTCGTGAATTGTCGGTGGCGTCGTATCTTAGCGATCATCTGTGCCCGCAGCTTATCGGACGGGATGCGCACCGTATTGAAGATATCTGGCAATTCTTCTACAAAGGCGCGTACTGGCGCCGTGGTCCTGTCACCATGTCCGCCATTTCCGCTGTTGATATGGCGCTATGGGATATTAAAGCCAAAGCCGCCAATATGCCGTTGTACCAGTTGCTGGGCGGCGCCTCCCGAGAAGGCGTTATGGTGTATTGCCATACCACCGGACACACTATTAATGACGTGCTTGAAGATTACGCACGTCATAAGGCGATGGGGTTTAAAGCGATTCGCGTGCAGTGCGGGATCCCGGGGATGAAAACCACCTATGGCATGTCGAAAGGTAAAGGGCAGGCCTATGAACCGGCCACAAAAGGGCAGTGGCCGGAAGAGCAACTGTGGTCTACCGAGAAGTACCTCGACTTTACGCCAAAACTGTTTGATGCAGTGCGTAACGAATTTGGTTTTAACGAACATTTGCTGCATGACATGCACCATCGTCTGACTCCCATTGAGGCAGCCCGCTTTGGCAAAAGCATTGAAGACTACCGTCTGTTCTGGATGGAAGATCCGACGCCAGCTGAAAATCAGGAGTGCTTCCGCCTCATCCGTCAGCATACGGTTACGCCGATTGCCGTAGGCGAAGTTTTTAACAGTATCTGGGATTGCAAACAGCTCATTGAAGAGCAATTGATTGACTATATCCGCACCACACTCACTCATGCCGGGGGCATTACCGGTATGCGCCGCATTGCCGATTTTGCCTCGCTCTATCAGGTGCGTACCGGTTCCCATGGTCCATCCGATCTATCACCTGTCTGCATGGCCGCCGCATTGCACTTTGACCTGTGGGTTCCCAACTTCGGCGTACAGGAATATATGGGTTATTCCGAACAGATGCTGGAAGTCTTCCCGCATAGCTGGACGTTTGATAACGGCTATATGCATCCGGGGGATAAACCGGGACTGGGTATTGAGTTTGACGAAAAGCTGGCGGCGAAATACCCCTACGATCCTGCCTATCTGCCGGTCGCGCGTCTGGAAGACGGTACGTTGTGGAACTGGTAA
- a CDS encoding Zn-dependent oxidoreductase, producing the protein MKSIVIEQPNTLTLQERPVPTPAAGEVRVKVKLAGICGSDSHIYRGHNPFAKYPRVIGHEFFGVIDAVGEGVEGSRIGQRVSVDPVISCGHCYPCSIGKPNVCTSLVVLGVHRDGGFSEYAVVPAKNAWPVPDAVEDKHAVMIEPFTIAANVTGQVKPTEHDVVLIYGAGPMGLTTVQALKGVYRVKTVIVADRIDERLAMAKESGADWVIHNGQQSLQAFLDEKDLKPTLIVDAACHPSILQEAITLASPAARIVLMGFSSEPCQIIQQGITGKELAIFSSRLNANKFPVVIDWLVNGFIDPDKLVTHTFDYHHVTDAIELFEKDQRHCCKVLLTFDE; encoded by the coding sequence ATGAAGAGTATCGTAATCGAACAACCGAATACGCTCACTTTACAGGAAAGGCCTGTCCCGACCCCTGCAGCCGGTGAAGTGCGGGTTAAAGTGAAACTGGCAGGAATTTGTGGTTCAGACAGCCATATATACCGTGGGCACAATCCTTTTGCGAAATATCCACGGGTTATCGGCCACGAGTTTTTCGGGGTGATTGATGCCGTAGGCGAGGGTGTGGAGGGCTCAAGGATCGGGCAGCGCGTGTCCGTCGATCCGGTAATTAGCTGCGGTCATTGTTATCCGTGCTCTATCGGAAAACCGAATGTGTGTACGTCTCTGGTGGTGCTCGGCGTTCATCGTGATGGTGGGTTTAGCGAATATGCCGTGGTCCCGGCAAAAAATGCCTGGCCTGTCCCTGATGCTGTTGAAGACAAACATGCGGTAATGATTGAACCCTTTACTATTGCCGCTAACGTCACCGGCCAGGTGAAACCAACGGAGCACGATGTCGTATTGATCTACGGGGCCGGGCCGATGGGGTTGACCACCGTGCAGGCGCTGAAAGGTGTCTATCGGGTGAAAACCGTTATTGTCGCCGACCGGATTGACGAACGGCTGGCGATGGCGAAAGAAAGCGGCGCAGACTGGGTGATTCACAATGGTCAGCAATCGTTGCAGGCATTTCTTGATGAAAAAGACCTCAAACCTACATTGATTGTTGATGCTGCCTGTCATCCCTCGATTCTTCAGGAGGCGATTACGCTGGCATCCCCTGCAGCCAGAATCGTACTGATGGGTTTTTCCAGCGAACCGTGTCAAATCATCCAGCAGGGGATTACCGGAAAAGAGCTGGCGATATTTTCCTCCAGACTCAATGCGAATAAGTTTCCTGTTGTCATTGACTGGTTAGTTAATGGCTTTATCGATCCTGACAAACTGGTTACTCATACTTTTGACTATCACCACGTTACTGACGCGATTGAATTGTTTGAAAAAGACCAGCGGCACTGCTGCAAGGTTTTACTGACATTCGATGAATAA
- a CDS encoding MFS transporter, with the protein MTQQKHERSTKDLMRAAVSGWLGTALEFMDFQLYSLGAALVFHEIFFPEQSAAMALILAMGTYGAGYIARIVGAFIFGKMGDRIGRKKVLFITITMMGICTTLIGVLPTYAQIGIFAPVLLVTLRIIQGLGAGAEISGAGTMLAEYAPKGKRGIISSLVAMGTNCGTLSATAIWAVMFFALDRESLVAWGWRIPFLASVVVMIFAIWLRLNLKESPVFEKVNEGEHAPALQSASENTLGAMFTSKSFWLATGLRFGQAGNSGLIQTFLAGYLVQTLLFDKAIPTDALMISSVIGFITIPLLGWLSDKYGRRLPYIILNISAIVLAYPMLSIVVDKSYSPGVIMTALIVIHNFAVLGLFALENITMAEIFGSRNRFTRMAISKEAGGLVAVGFGPVLAGIFCNMTDSWLPILAMVILYSLIGLVSALLMPEVKDRDLSILEDAAEVSAREKVRSSVTQAG; encoded by the coding sequence ATGACCCAACAAAAACATGAACGTTCAACCAAAGATTTAATGAGAGCTGCGGTATCCGGCTGGCTTGGCACCGCGCTCGAGTTTATGGATTTTCAGCTTTATTCTCTTGGTGCCGCGCTGGTATTTCATGAGATATTTTTCCCGGAGCAGTCTGCTGCAATGGCGCTTATTCTGGCAATGGGTACCTACGGCGCGGGATATATAGCACGTATAGTGGGCGCATTTATTTTTGGCAAAATGGGCGACCGTATCGGGCGTAAAAAAGTGTTGTTTATTACCATTACGATGATGGGAATCTGTACCACTTTAATTGGGGTGCTGCCGACCTATGCCCAGATTGGCATATTTGCGCCAGTATTGCTGGTGACGTTGCGTATTATTCAGGGCCTGGGCGCCGGTGCGGAGATCTCCGGGGCAGGAACCATGCTGGCGGAATATGCGCCAAAAGGGAAGCGCGGCATTATCTCCTCCCTGGTCGCAATGGGGACAAACTGTGGTACGTTGAGTGCTACTGCTATCTGGGCGGTGATGTTCTTCGCGCTTGACCGTGAATCGCTTGTGGCTTGGGGGTGGCGTATACCGTTCCTTGCAAGCGTCGTGGTAATGATATTTGCCATCTGGCTGCGTTTGAATCTGAAAGAAAGCCCGGTTTTTGAAAAAGTGAATGAAGGTGAACATGCTCCGGCGCTGCAAAGCGCTTCTGAAAACACTTTAGGTGCTATGTTTACCAGTAAGTCATTCTGGCTGGCAACAGGGTTACGTTTTGGGCAAGCGGGTAATTCTGGTCTTATTCAGACTTTTCTTGCGGGTTATTTGGTACAGACGCTTCTGTTCGATAAAGCAATTCCGACCGATGCGCTGATGATAAGTTCAGTGATTGGTTTTATTACGATACCGCTGTTGGGATGGTTATCCGATAAATATGGTCGCCGTCTGCCTTATATTATTCTCAACATCTCTGCGATTGTTCTTGCATATCCCATGCTGTCTATTGTGGTTGATAAATCCTACAGCCCGGGCGTGATCATGACGGCGTTGATAGTCATTCATAACTTTGCCGTGTTGGGATTATTTGCCCTCGAAAACATCACAATGGCGGAAATTTTCGGCTCACGGAATCGCTTTACCCGTATGGCAATATCCAAAGAAGCGGGTGGGCTGGTGGCGGTTGGCTTCGGTCCGGTGCTGGCGGGTATTTTTTGTAATATGACGGATTCCTGGCTGCCTATTCTGGCAATGGTGATTCTTTATTCGCTGATCGGCCTCGTTTCAGCCTTATTGATGCCGGAAGTGAAAGATCGCGATCTGAGTATTCTTGAGGATGCTGCGGAAGTTAGCGCCAGAGAGAAAGTCCGGTCGTCTGTTACGCAGGCGGGGTAA
- a CDS encoding mannitol dehydrogenase family protein yields MQNKLLSAKATLPSYDRSHLVTRIVHLGFGAFHRAHQGVYTDILAAEHNSDWGYCEVNLIGGEQQIADLKQQDNLYTVAEMSADAWTARVVGVVKSALHAQVDGLETLLAAMCEPQVAIVSLTITEKGYCHSPATGQLMLDHPAIAADLQNPHQPKSAPGVVVEALVRRKAAGLPAFTVMSCDNMPENGHVMRNVVLAYAQAVDAELAKWIEQNVTFPSTMVDRIVPAVTPETLDKIEQLTGVRDPAGVACEPFRQWVIEDNFVAGRPAWEKAGAELVADVLPFEEMKLRMLNGSHSFLAYLGYLAGYQHINDCMGDENYRRAARALMLQEQAPTLKVKGVDLARYADQLIERYSNPALRHRTWQIAMDGSQKLPQRMLDSVRWHLANHSDFDLLALGVAGWMRYVGGVDEQGKAIDVSDPLLPVIQRAVANSEEGASRVEALLGITEIFSTDLPQSVLFTQKVKTAYDKLLTYGAKASVAKYAERLK; encoded by the coding sequence ATGCAAAACAAGCTCTTATCGGCTAAGGCAACGCTGCCTTCCTACGATCGCTCTCATCTGGTAACGCGTATTGTTCATCTCGGTTTCGGTGCTTTCCACCGGGCGCATCAGGGGGTTTATACGGATATTCTCGCGGCTGAGCACAATAGCGACTGGGGATATTGTGAAGTCAATTTGATCGGCGGAGAGCAGCAAATTGCCGACCTGAAACAGCAAGATAATCTGTATACCGTCGCGGAGATGTCAGCGGATGCGTGGACCGCGCGGGTGGTTGGCGTGGTAAAAAGTGCCCTGCATGCGCAGGTTGATGGGCTGGAAACGCTCCTGGCGGCCATGTGTGAACCGCAGGTGGCAATTGTTTCATTAACGATTACGGAAAAAGGTTACTGCCATTCCCCAGCCACGGGTCAGTTGATGCTGGATCATCCGGCGATCGCCGCCGATCTGCAAAACCCGCATCAGCCAAAATCCGCACCGGGCGTGGTGGTTGAGGCGCTGGTACGCCGTAAAGCCGCCGGTTTGCCCGCCTTCACCGTCATGTCATGCGATAACATGCCTGAAAATGGTCATGTGATGCGCAATGTCGTTCTGGCATATGCTCAGGCGGTTGATGCTGAACTGGCAAAATGGATAGAACAAAACGTGACATTTCCTTCAACCATGGTCGATCGTATCGTTCCTGCTGTTACACCCGAGACGCTGGACAAAATTGAACAGCTAACCGGGGTTCGTGATCCGGCGGGCGTCGCGTGTGAGCCGTTCCGTCAGTGGGTTATTGAAGATAATTTTGTGGCGGGTCGCCCGGCATGGGAAAAAGCAGGGGCGGAGTTGGTTGCCGACGTGCTCCCGTTTGAAGAGATGAAATTGCGCATGCTTAACGGCAGTCACTCTTTCCTCGCTTATCTCGGTTATCTCGCTGGTTATCAGCATATCAATGACTGCATGGGCGACGAAAACTATCGCCGGGCGGCGCGTGCGCTGATGTTGCAGGAGCAGGCACCGACGCTGAAAGTAAAAGGGGTGGATCTGGCGCGCTATGCCGATCAACTGATCGAGCGTTACAGCAACCCGGCATTACGCCACCGTACCTGGCAAATAGCGATGGACGGTAGCCAGAAGCTACCGCAGCGGATGCTGGACTCCGTTCGCTGGCATCTTGCTAATCATAGCGATTTTGATTTGCTGGCGCTGGGCGTGGCGGGGTGGATGCGTTACGTTGGCGGCGTGGATGAGCAGGGCAAGGCGATCGACGTCAGCGATCCGCTATTGCCGGTTATTCAGCGCGCCGTGGCGAACAGTGAAGAAGGTGCCAGCCGTGTTGAGGCGCTGCTGGGAATTACCGAAATTTTCAGCACCGATCTGCCACAGTCGGTGCTATTTACACAAAAAGTGAAAACGGCCTATGACAAGTTACTGACGTACGGAGCAAAAGCGAGCGTGGCAAAATATGCTGAACGGTTGAAATAG
- the ydfZ gene encoding putative selenium delivery protein YdfZ encodes MMTYDRNRNAITTGSRVMISGTGHTGIIKAIESEGLDAGQIRRGKTVIVEGCEGKFAPVELIRLGMN; translated from the coding sequence ATGATGACATACGATCGTAACCGTAACGCAATCACCACTGGCAGCCGCGTCATGATAAGTGGTACGGGCCATACGGGGATTATCAAAGCCATTGAGAGCGAAGGTCTGGACGCAGGTCAAATTCGCCGCGGCAAAACGGTGATTGTCGAAGGTTGTGAGGGTAAATTCGCACCTGTCGAATTGATTCGTCTTGGCATGAACTGA
- a CDS encoding GntR family transcriptional regulator, protein MTVETQLSPTQPVNQQIYRILRRDIVHCLIPPGTPLSEKEVSTRFNVSRQPVREAFIKLAENGLIQIRPQRGSYVNKISLSQVQNGCFVRQAIECAVVRRAAAMVTDSQCYQLAQNLHLQHVAIERKQIDDFFQLDDDFHQKLAQIADCQLAWDTIENIKATIDRVRYMSLDHVSPPEMLLRQHHEIFSALEKRDSTAVEDAMTRHLQEISESVQLIRQENSDWFSEN, encoded by the coding sequence ATGACCGTCGAAACGCAGCTTAGCCCTACACAGCCTGTCAACCAGCAGATTTACCGTATTCTCCGGCGTGATATCGTGCATTGTCTGATCCCGCCTGGTACACCATTGTCAGAAAAAGAGGTCTCAACCCGCTTTAATGTTTCGCGCCAGCCGGTACGCGAGGCTTTTATTAAGCTGGCGGAAAATGGGTTGATTCAGATCCGCCCTCAGCGCGGCAGTTACGTGAATAAAATTTCGCTCTCCCAGGTACAGAATGGCTGTTTTGTACGGCAGGCTATCGAATGTGCGGTAGTACGGCGTGCCGCGGCGATGGTCACCGACAGCCAGTGCTACCAGCTGGCGCAAAACTTGCACCTGCAACATGTCGCGATTGAGCGCAAACAGATCGATGACTTTTTTCAGCTTGATGACGATTTCCACCAAAAGCTGGCGCAGATCGCCGATTGCCAGTTAGCGTGGGACACCATTGAAAATATTAAAGCCACGATCGACAGGGTTCGTTATATGAGTCTCGATCATGTCTCGCCGCCGGAAATGTTGCTGCGCCAGCACCATGAGATTTTCTCCGCGCTGGAAAAACGCGACAGCACTGCGGTCGAGGATGCAATGACCCGGCATCTGCAGGAGATCAGCGAATCTGTTCAGCTTATCCGCCAGGAAAATAGCGACTGGTTCAGCGAAAACTAA
- the ydfG gene encoding bifunctional NADP-dependent 3-hydroxy acid dehydrogenase/3-hydroxypropionate dehydrogenase YdfG: MIVLVTGATAGFGECITRRFVENGHKVIATGRRHERLQALKDELGDNVLTAQLDVRNRAAIEEMMASLPAQWRDIDVLVNNAGLALGLEPAHKASVEDWETMIDTNNKGLIYMTRAVLPGMVERNRGHIINIGSTAGSWPYAGGNVYGATKAFVRQFSLNLRTDLHGTAVRVTDIEPGLVGGTEFSNVRFKGDDEKAGKTYENTTALTPEDITEAVWWVATLPAHVNINTVEMMPVTQSFAGLSVHRR; this comes from the coding sequence ATGATCGTTTTAGTAACTGGAGCAACCGCAGGTTTTGGCGAGTGTATTACACGCCGTTTTGTGGAAAATGGGCATAAAGTCATTGCCACGGGACGGCGTCATGAGCGCCTGCAAGCGTTAAAAGACGAGCTTGGCGATAACGTGTTGACCGCCCAACTGGACGTGCGCAACCGCGCAGCCATTGAAGAGATGATGGCCTCTTTGCCAGCTCAATGGCGCGATATTGATGTGCTGGTTAATAACGCGGGCCTGGCGCTGGGACTGGAGCCGGCACATAAAGCCAGTGTGGAAGACTGGGAAACCATGATCGACACCAATAATAAGGGGTTGATTTATATGACGCGTGCCGTGCTGCCGGGGATGGTCGAGCGTAATCGCGGTCATATCATTAATATTGGTTCGACCGCAGGTAGTTGGCCCTATGCTGGGGGAAACGTCTATGGTGCAACTAAAGCTTTTGTCCGCCAGTTTAGCCTGAATTTGCGTACGGATTTACACGGCACAGCGGTGCGCGTTACCGACATTGAGCCTGGTCTGGTCGGCGGCACCGAGTTTTCTAACGTACGTTTTAAAGGCGACGATGAAAAAGCCGGGAAAACCTACGAGAACACGACTGCGCTTACGCCGGAGGATATTACCGAAGCGGTATGGTGGGTGGCGACGCTCCCGGCGCATGTGAATATTAATACCGTTGAAATGATGCCCGTCACGCAATCTTTTGCGGGGCTTAGCGTTCATCGTCGTTAA